Within Andreesenia angusta, the genomic segment GCAGAGCAATACGGACTTACATTTATGGAACGTGGCTTCTACGAGATTTTGAGAAGCTTCAAATGCAATACAGAACATACTGCGACTCCTGGAATAGGCACTATAGCCAAGGCCATGGGGTGCTGTAGAAATACGGCGAAAAAATACATAGATAAGCTGGTGGAGAAAGGGCTTATCTGGAAGACAGAGCGACCTGTAGTCCGTCCAGACGGCAGGAAGTGGAACGACACTCATCTCTATACTTTCGTGGCCGAGAAGCACGGAAAGCCTGTATTCCAGGAGTCCAGAGATGTCAAAGTCCAAACAGAGAGCCCTTACCAGAAGATAAAGACTACTTTCGAAGAAGCCAGAAACGAGCTTAGAAAGCTTCACGGAAAGGAGCTTTGCGACAGGGCGTTCAAAATCTGCATCAGAAACCTAAGGACAGGTGTCACAAGCTACGTGAAGAATCCACTCAACTACATGAAGTCGGTTATAAAGAACATAGTCAAGGAGTCTGCGCTTGAGAAGGCCCAAAAGGAGTACGCGAACAGCTTTGACGAGTCGGATGTCAAAGACGAATCTAATGCAAAAAAACAGGAAAAGCCAAGATATGCTGCGCCTTACAGCCAGCCTAGAAAAACGGCTTTCCACAACTTCGAGCAACGTTCAAGCAAGTACAGCAACGACGATCTGGAAGCGCTTATAAAGGAGAAGAACGGTCGGAGATAGAATCGCCTCCGAATATTCTTCAGTCGGACCAGCTACATAGATTTTTTTAAAGAGGTTTCCCGAACCTCTGCTTTGTCATGTTCAGATTTATATCCTCTTTGCAACTTTCCCAGCTTTTGTCACCTCACTCCAGACCCACTTCTAAAACTCCCTAGTTTAATTCTATTTTAAGGATAAATATTCCTTATTCTCTCATATTTTTGACCAGGTAATTCTTTGAACTATTAATTTTCTGCAACCAAACTAATTATAGTCTTGTTAAGTTGTGTCTAGAAAAACCTAGAAGATTCATTTAAGAAAAAAAGATGCAATTAAAAAAAGAAGGTGCTCTAAATATAAGCAACCCTCTTTCACAATCCACCGCTAAACTTCTTGTGTATCGTGTGCATATTGTACTTCTTGTGTATTGGATATTCTTCATGTAATATTTACTTTCCATTCAAGAAATCTTCTAAATCACTGTGCTTGACTCTCCACTCTTTGCCGATCTTCACGGCTTTGAGTTTTCCCGACTTTATATAGTTGTAAAGAGTCCGCTGAGTAACTTTTAAAATAGGCTCTACTTCCTTCAGTGTGTAAACTTTCAAATCGCTCATTTGCTAAACTCCCTTCAATATCTCTTTGGCTTTGTCTACAATGTCACTTTTCTTGGTGCAATCCTTTGCAACAAGGTTATTTACATATTGAGTAATACTAATACCCTCAAGACGGCTCATAAGCTGGAGATATTCTAAGTTCTCTGGACTAAAAGCCATGTTTATTCTAGGAAGCTTCTTCCCTTTCTTACCCTGTGTAGGATGAACTTCTTGTACTTCTTGTGTATCGTGTGCATCTTGTACATGTTGTACCTCTTGTACTTCTTGTGCATTAGAATCGCTATCTACAGATATAAATGCCAGTGCAGGGTTATCGTCTTTAAAGCTTTTTTTACTCATATAGGTTGCTCCTTTCTAAAACTTCATCTACAAAGTCAAGATAGTCTAAAGCCGGATTGCTTTTAGGTGCATAGCTGAATATGTCCTGTTTTTTAGCCTGGGATTCTCTTATGGCGATTCCCTCTCTTATAAATGTATTGTATATGGAAGTTCCAAGCTGCGAAGCTGTGTCTTCAATAATCTCTCTCATATCTCTATTTAGAATAGTTCTCTCGTTGTGCCTTGTAAGAAGTATTCCCTGTATCTTTAAGTTTGGATTGCAGTAATCTCTGACAGCTTTTATAGTGCTGTACAGTTGCCCAACACCTTGAATACTATATAT encodes:
- a CDS encoding helix-turn-helix domain-containing protein, with protein sequence MSDLKVYTLKEVEPILKVTQRTLYNYIKSGKLKAVKIGKEWRVKHSDLEDFLNGK
- a CDS encoding helix-turn-helix domain-containing protein, encoding MKSYDINAVVSANMAEQYGLTFMERGFYEILRSFKCNTEHTATPGIGTIAKAMGCCRNTAKKYIDKLVEKGLIWKTERPVVRPDGRKWNDTHLYTFVAEKHGKPVFQESRDVKVQTESPYQKIKTTFEEARNELRKLHGKELCDRAFKICIRNLRTGVTSYVKNPLNYMKSVIKNIVKESALEKAQKEYANSFDESDVKDESNAKKQEKPRYAAPYSQPRKTAFHNFEQRSSKYSNDDLEALIKEKNGRR